A stretch of Henckelia pumila isolate YLH828 chromosome 4, ASM3356847v2, whole genome shotgun sequence DNA encodes these proteins:
- the LOC140862969 gene encoding uncharacterized protein: MEASIGEKKRVVVVGGGAAGSLIAKKLQNDADVFLIDTKEYLEIPWANLRAMVEPSFAQRSLINHSDYLPKAHVIASAATGITEEDVLTAQGHSIAYDYLVIATGHVHTGDFTKAERLHYFQAEQEKIKSADSILIIGGGPTGVELAGEISVDFPDKKVTLVHRGLRLLEFIGEKAGEKALNWLSSKKVEVILGQSVKLNSQTDGVYETSGGERIVADCHFLCVGMGIGSNWLKETILQDSLDMNGQLMVDANLRVKGHPNVFGIGDITDIPEIKLGYLAHSQALVAAKNLKLLMRGGTETSLSTYTPASQAAAIVSLGRRDAILQLRCLTLSGRIPGILKSGDLFVTKSRKELGLSS, encoded by the exons ATGGAGGCCTCAATCGGAGAGAAGAAAAGGGTGGTGGTGGTCGGCGGCGGAGCGGCGGGATCTCTCATTGCCAAAAAGCTTCAGAATGACGCCGATGTCTTCCTCATCGATAC GAAGGAGTATTTAGAGATCCCTTGGGCAAATCTGAGAGCCATGGTCGAACCCTCATTTGCCCAAAGATCTTTAATCAATCACTCAGACTACCTTCCTAAAGCTCATGTTATTGCATCTGCTGCCACTGGTATCACAGAGGAAGATGTATTGACTGCCCAAGGCCATTCAATTGCCTATGATTATCTTGTCATTGCCACAGGCCATGTACACACTGGTGATTTTACAAAAGCAGAGAGACTTCATTATTTCCAAGCAG AGCAAGAAAAGATAAAATCTGCCGATTCAATTTTGATCATCGGAGGGGGACCGACTGGTGTAGAGCTAGCAGGAGAAATCAGTGTAGATTTCCCGGATAAAAAAGTAACACTAGTGCACCGAGGCTTGAGGTTATTGGAATTTATTGGAGAAAAGGCGGGAGAAAAAGCGCTGAATTGGTTGAGTTCAAAGAAAGTTGAAGTCATTCTAGGCCAATCTGTCAAGCTGAACTCTCAGACTGATGGTGTTTACGAAACATCGGGTGGAGAGAGAATTGTAGCTGATTGCCATTTCCTTTGCGTGGGTATGGGAATTGGTTCAAATTGGCTGAAGGAGACGATCTTGCAAGATAGCTTAGACATGAATGGACAGTTAATGGTTGATGCTAACTTGCGGGTCAAGGGTCACCCAAATGTCTTTGGTATTGGAGATATAACTGATATACCA GAAATAAAACTCGGATATTTGGCTCATAGTCAAGCCTTGGTTGCTGCCAAGAACTTGAAGTTACTAATGAGAGGTGGAACCGAAACTAGTCTGTCTACCTACACGCCAGCATCACAAGCGGCGGCAATCGTTTCCCTTGGACGAAGAGATGCGATTCTTCAACTCCGTTGCCTTACTCTTTCTGGGCGTATTCCCGGCATTTTAAAATCTGGAGACTTGTTTGTGACAAAATCGCGCAAGGAACTTGGTCTGAGTTCTTAG
- the LOC140862970 gene encoding thaumatin-like protein 1, with product MMIAHRNFRLSFLVSWLIVLISDGAFSATFTFVNQCSYTVWPGILSNAGTPQLPTTGFALDPGGSVPIPVPPAWSGRTWGRSFCSQDPTTGKFTCVTGDCGSGNMECSGGGAAPPATLAEFTLDGADGLDFYDVSLVDGYNLPMLVVPQNGGGGNCTVTGCVADLNAACPPDLKVTNDVGSSVACKSACEAFGDPEYCCSGDHATPDTCRPSAYSELFKNACPRAYSYAYDDGSSTFTCASADYVITFCPTLSASNKKSSGDQSSGPDGSSLISSAAPHWAYASLFIIFLSVSWQLWHLR from the exons ATGATGATTGCACATCGTAATTTCCGGCTGTCTTTTCTTGTTTCATGGCTCATTGTTTTGATCTCAG ACGGGGCGTTTTCAGCGACGTTTACTTTCGTGAACCAGTGTTCTTACACGGTGTGGCCGGGGATACTATCCAACGCCGGAACTCCCCAGCTTCCGACTACCGGATTCGCACTCGACCCCGGCGGCTCCGTTCCCATCCCCGTCCCACCCGCCTGGTCCGGCCGCACGTGGGGACGGAGTTTCTGTTCCCAGGACCCCACTACTGGGAAATTCACCTGCGTCACCGGCGACTGCGGCTCGGGAAACATGGAGTGCAGCGGAGGTGGAGCGGCGCCTCCAGCCACTCTGGCGGAGTTCACGCTCGACGGGGCAGACGGGCTCGACTTCTACGACGTGAGCCTCGTGGACGGGTACAACCTCCCCATGTTAGTGGTCCCGCAGAACGGCGGCGGCGGGAATTGCACGGTGACGGGGTGTGTGGCGGACCTGAACGCCGCCTGCCCTCCTGATCTGAAGGTGACGAACGACGTGGGGTCGAGCGTGGCCTGCAAGAGCGCCTGCGAGGCGTTCGGGGACCCAGAATACTGCTGCAGCGGCGATCACGCCACGCCGGACACTTGCCGCCCCAGCGCCTACTCGGAATTGTTCAAAAACGCGTGCCCCCGAGCTTACAGTTATGCATACGACGATGGCAGCAGCACTTTTACGTGCGCTTCTGCTGATTACGTCATCACCTTCTGTCCCACTCTTTCTGCCAG TAATAAGAAATCAAGCGGAGATCAATCAAGTGGGCCCGACGGCTCCTCGTTGATATCAAGTGCTGCTCCTCATTGGGCCTACGCTTCCCTTTTTATCATCTTTCTATCAGTTTCTTGGCAGTTGTGGCACTTGCGATGA